A single region of the Fibrobacter succinogenes genome encodes:
- a CDS encoding radical SAM protein, with translation MNLELSVTEQCNLRCDYCYYRDSHAARKAVMSEEIMEKAVSLAFQRTVELNHSFLNITFFGGEPLLRMYLVRATVAFAKKQAKLRKKDLPKGFKLCFTVNTNGTLLTDDIISYLKKEKFSVALSLDGPRNKQDLSRKTIDGQGSFKYIAPYIPALVEMNAAVLMVITPRHVKGFSDAVKWVFKQGFTSVGTSPDFGGKWTSEDFDALTLEYEKLARFWYTSKLQDRKFYLSTIQDKISMALLDRRQKDYTCFISSDAIVVATNGNVFPCSRFISSKKNAPYVMGNVLDEQSGVYKRMLPKTISDFIRKDKKECNGCAIRYRCLAHECGCTSFYTTGRLQGVSGEVCAHERILCAICDEYALKLSNKIQVENLL, from the coding sequence GTGAATTTAGAATTAAGTGTAACAGAACAGTGTAATCTTCGGTGCGATTATTGTTATTATAGAGATAGCCATGCTGCTCGCAAGGCTGTGATGTCTGAAGAGATTATGGAAAAGGCTGTTTCTCTTGCATTCCAGAGAACTGTTGAATTAAACCACTCTTTTTTGAATATAACGTTTTTTGGTGGCGAACCTCTTTTGCGAATGTACCTTGTCCGCGCAACAGTTGCTTTTGCAAAAAAACAGGCCAAATTGCGCAAAAAAGATTTACCGAAAGGTTTTAAGCTGTGTTTTACCGTTAATACAAATGGAACGTTGTTGACTGACGATATCATCAGTTATTTAAAGAAAGAAAAATTTTCTGTAGCCCTGTCTCTTGATGGCCCAAGGAACAAACAGGATTTGTCTCGAAAAACTATTGATGGGCAGGGGAGTTTTAAGTACATAGCTCCATATATTCCCGCATTGGTTGAAATGAATGCTGCTGTTTTGATGGTGATAACACCAAGGCATGTGAAGGGCTTTTCTGATGCGGTAAAGTGGGTGTTTAAGCAAGGTTTTACAAGCGTGGGGACGTCGCCTGATTTTGGCGGAAAATGGACAAGCGAAGATTTTGATGCGCTGACATTGGAATATGAAAAACTGGCTCGGTTCTGGTACACTTCGAAATTGCAGGACCGCAAATTTTATCTAAGTACAATTCAAGATAAAATTTCAATGGCGCTTCTTGATCGACGTCAGAAAGACTATACGTGTTTTATTTCGTCGGACGCTATTGTTGTGGCGACGAATGGAAATGTATTCCCGTGTTCTCGCTTTATATCAAGTAAGAAAAATGCTCCGTATGTCATGGGAAATGTTCTTGATGAACAGAGCGGTGTATATAAACGGATGTTACCAAAGACGATTAGTGATTTTATAAGGAAAGACAAAAAGGAATGTAATGGTTGCGCAATCCGTTACCGTTGCTTAGCGCATGAATGTGGTTGCACATCTTTCTATACGACTGGCCGTTTGCAGGGCGTTTCTGGTGAAGTTTGTGCTCACGAAAGAATTCTCTGTGCAATTTGCGATGAGTATGCTTTAAAACTGAGCAATAAAATTCAAGTAGAAAATTTACTATAA
- a CDS encoding HD-GYP domain-containing protein, protein MRKFDFAKMSSFKSVLLLLVCGLLLNIIPAKLAIACGLPLFLDCTGTVLTAMVGGYLPAIIVGFMLNAINGMSDPVTTYYGVLSILIAVGAALFYKKGFFKSALRLLVVIFTFAIIGGGLGSVFTYFLFGFNFGEGISAPIAIAFHDVMGFSLFKSQFLADIVIDIFDKAIIVVLAVFLFRFIPQSFRDKMNKVFLRKAPSSNGFGSAMVSNSLLRKVIIVMIITEVLLGTLASAIGFYLYHEKSIRNFTDIASGAAQAATVAVNAEKIDDYIEHGYAAEGYEHTKWVLERIRESFSQTKFLYVYKFMEDSVTVVFDLDAEGIPGVEPGKKIKFDPSYKPYLPKLLAGEEIEPIISNDIYGWLFMVYKPIKNSAGKTVAYVGVDIAMATIKTDEAVFFIKLLSLFFGLSILIICVVIELVKRRVVAPLNDMSLAVFQIATNTMLASELDDENMNLNKIKKSVDKLVNLKICNHDEIGKLYEDVSTMSRDTYNFMWKVQAQSQRIQRMQEVIIMEFAEMVEARDKSTGDHIKKTAEYVEAIAIQLRIEGKFKDVLTNAYIHKLKRAAPLHDIGKIAVSDLILNKNGKLTDEEFVIMKNHTVEGGKILKKIVEDAQGAFDADYLNESIEMACYHHEKWDGSGYPYRLKGEEIPLSARIMAVADVFDALIAERIYKKGFSYEKAMAIITGGAGTHFDPEIVETFTHISKKLYDERTVIDAAQNAENAQNAEAAGKADEKGAKT, encoded by the coding sequence GTGCGGACTTCTTTTAAATATTATCCCCGCAAAACTTGCTATTGCCTGTGGCTTGCCGCTGTTCTTGGACTGTACGGGAACCGTGCTTACAGCGATGGTTGGCGGGTATTTGCCGGCAATTATCGTCGGGTTCATGTTGAACGCCATTAACGGAATGTCGGACCCCGTTACCACGTACTATGGTGTCTTGAGTATTTTGATTGCCGTCGGTGCGGCGCTTTTTTATAAAAAGGGATTTTTCAAGAGCGCGTTACGCTTGCTTGTCGTCATCTTTACGTTTGCCATTATCGGCGGCGGCTTGGGTTCCGTTTTTACCTATTTCTTGTTTGGCTTTAATTTTGGCGAGGGAATCTCTGCTCCGATTGCAATTGCTTTCCATGATGTCATGGGATTTAGCTTGTTCAAATCGCAGTTCCTTGCCGATATTGTCATTGATATTTTTGACAAGGCGATAATAGTTGTACTGGCTGTCTTCTTGTTCCGCTTTATTCCCCAATCATTCCGGGATAAAATGAATAAAGTCTTTTTGCGCAAGGCCCCTTCTAGTAATGGGTTTGGAAGTGCGATGGTTAGCAATTCCTTATTGCGCAAAGTCATTATCGTGATGATTATTACCGAGGTGCTTTTGGGAACTTTGGCCAGCGCTATTGGTTTTTACTTGTATCATGAAAAATCAATCCGTAACTTTACCGACATCGCTTCTGGCGCGGCGCAGGCGGCAACCGTGGCGGTCAATGCCGAAAAAATTGATGATTATATAGAACATGGTTATGCGGCTGAAGGTTATGAGCATACAAAATGGGTGCTGGAGCGCATCCGTGAAAGTTTCTCGCAAACAAAATTCCTTTATGTCTATAAGTTCATGGAAGACAGCGTTACGGTCGTATTTGATCTTGATGCAGAAGGAATTCCAGGTGTAGAGCCCGGCAAAAAAATAAAATTCGATCCATCGTATAAGCCTTATTTGCCAAAGCTCTTGGCTGGCGAAGAAATCGAGCCGATTATTTCAAATGATATTTATGGTTGGCTCTTTATGGTCTATAAGCCCATCAAAAATTCAGCAGGGAAGACCGTTGCGTATGTGGGTGTAGATATTGCGATGGCAACCATCAAGACAGACGAGGCCGTGTTCTTTATCAAGCTCCTGTCGCTATTCTTTGGACTTTCCATTTTGATTATTTGCGTTGTGATCGAACTTGTGAAACGCCGTGTTGTGGCACCGCTAAACGACATGTCGTTGGCCGTGTTCCAGATTGCGACGAATACGATGCTTGCAAGCGAACTCGACGATGAAAACATGAATCTTAATAAAATTAAGAAATCCGTTGACAAGTTGGTGAACCTGAAAATATGCAATCACGATGAAATCGGAAAGTTATATGAAGACGTGAGCACCATGTCTCGCGATACATACAACTTTATGTGGAAAGTGCAGGCGCAAAGCCAGCGCATCCAGCGCATGCAAGAAGTCATCATTATGGAATTTGCAGAAATGGTCGAAGCTCGCGACAAGAGCACCGGCGACCACATCAAGAAAACGGCAGAATATGTCGAGGCGATAGCAATCCAGCTTCGCATTGAAGGCAAATTCAAGGATGTTCTCACCAATGCTTACATCCACAAGCTAAAACGCGCAGCACCGCTCCACGATATCGGTAAAATTGCTGTCTCGGATTTGATCCTGAACAAGAACGGCAAACTCACTGATGAAGAATTTGTCATCATGAAAAATCATACCGTCGAGGGCGGCAAGATTCTTAAGAAAATCGTCGAAGATGCTCAGGGTGCATTCGATGCCGACTACTTGAATGAGTCGATTGAAATGGCGTGTTACCATCACGAAAAGTGGGATGGTTCAGGTTATCCGTACCGCCTCAAAGGCGAAGAAATTCCGCTCTCCGCGCGAATTATGGCTGTTGCCGATGTGTTCGATGCGCTCATTGCTGAACGCATTTACAAGAAAGGCTTTAGCTATGAAAAGGCTATGGCGATTATTACCGGAGGAGCCGGCACGCACTTTGACCCCGAAATTGTCGAAACGTTTACGCACATCTCGAAAAAGCTTTACGACGAACGAACCGTTATCGATGCGGCCCAAAATGCGGAAAATGCCCAAAATGCGGAAGCCGCAGGGAAAGCGGACGAGAAAGGTGCAAAGACGTAA